The genome window CAAAAGTTTTCTCATAGCCTTCGTCGGAAGTGGGTAAAAGCGGAAACATCATCGCTCTAAGCTGTTTCAGTCTTCACCTTTCCTGAAATCTTGGCAAAAAACAGAAGGTGTCGACTCTAGCTACCCCCTAAGCGATCGCTCTCTCAATCTAAGCACTACAGCGATTAAGTGAGTTTGAGACTGTAGCTGAGATGGTGCTTTGAGATGAGCGGCTTTGGTGGTTTAGCAACGGCAAGTACGCTCAACAATCCATAGAGACATTCTCATCTTGCCGCAACGCTCTCATGGTTGAAAGCTGAACTGATTGGAAGGTGGCATCATCCATTTACAAAAACTGTTGATGGATTCTATGATTCACGAAAAGAACTGGTTCTGCCATGAGTCAGGATCGGAAATTGAAACTTGCTAACTCAATGAGACATCAGCGTAGAGGAAAATAACGTGTCAACAGAAGAGATTGCAGCGTTACTCACGACTTACTTTGACAACATGACAGCGATGAATCCAGAAGGCTGGTTAGGGATTTTTTCAGAAGAGGCTGTAATCCATGACCCTGTTGGAGCTCCTCCCAAACATGTACACCAGGATGCTCAGCATCTCTTTAAGGTGTTGGCTCACTTCTTTGAAACGATAGAACTATCAAAAGACAGCATTTTCTTTGTCAAGAATGGGGCAGCGGTTAAATGGACGATGCAGGTTGTTGCCAAAAACGGTCGTCATGCCACAGCTGAGGGAATCAGTGTCTTTGAAATCAATGATGCTGGCAAGCTTCAAACAGTGTCGTCTTACTGGGATGAAGCGGCCATGATGATGAAACTGAAGGACAACTGAATCAAGGATGCCCATGTCTGCGATCCCAGAGTCGAGCCTTACAGGGTTCACGAGATTCCTTGCGAAAGCCAGACAAAAGGTGATACCGCAAGCTTGGCGATCGCTTTCTCTCGTAAGGCGCGAACTCTAGAGTCTGCCCCTAATACTGGGGTTAGGGTCCAAGTGCACCCCATCTCTAAAGCACTAAGATTGTGCGGTTGAGCACGTTTCGCAAGGGCTCGAAACGTTGAGTTTGTCTGGCTAGCGCATCCCCACGAGCTAACCCCTAGCCTCCGAGCCAACCTTGCAGTCGCCCATCATCCTGAATTGGATAAGTGGCAACCCAGACTTCTAACCTCACCCTTCGAGATCTTTAAAATCTGAGCATGTTTCACACGGCCCTGCTGGATTCACAGTACATCGTAGATGAGGCGAGCGTGCGGAGTGAGTACAGTTTGGATCACCCAAAGGTTTTCGCAAGGCTTCCACATCAGCTCTCAATTGAGCCTCTCTTGCAGCTACCCATGCTTTGTGATTCTGCCATCGCTCCCACGTTCTAAATACGCCCAGGGGGAAAGAGATTGCAATAGCACCAACAGCAATCGGAACCGTGATTGAACGCGGCCCGATGTTGAATTGAACGCAGAAACTGGCAATCAACATGACTAGGAGAAGGTAACCATCAAAGTTAAGGCGATAGCGGCGCACAAAGGATCGAATGGCTGGCTGAATTCGCATGATTGGGAGCTTACTTCTTCCACTAAGCTACAACCTTTTTTACCCAGTAGGCCGACTCCAAATAGTCACTGCGATCGCGTTTCCTCCCCCGCTTCCATCGGGAACTATAAGCCTATCCCTCTCAGCAACAGCATGAAACGATTCTTGGTGCCAGCAGCAGTGATTACTTTCCTGGCTGCAAATGCAGTGATCTTGTCTGATTCGTGCATTTTTTTAACAATGGCTTGCAAGAGGATGGAAGCAGACGGAAAGGCGGTTACCGAGACAGCAAATCGGGTACAGCAAGTCCACTACTTTGAGCGTGGAAAATTTATCGAGTCAATGGATGCTCTCGATATAGGTGTTAAGCCCCAGATGAACTGGTATGCCCATTCAATGCAAGTTACGCCAACATCAGCATTTTTCTATGCGGTGCCAACTGGAAAGATGGCTTCCTTTCGCAGAGGATATGTTGGGGCCGTGTTTCCGAATAAAGCAAGCAAGGACGACATAGACAACGTGCCATTAGAAATTGTTTGCGAGGCTGTGGGCCGGAAAGCAATTCTCAAAATCAAGCCCTTACTTCAGAATGGCTCTCCTACCT of Trichocoleus sp. FACHB-46 contains these proteins:
- a CDS encoding nuclear transport factor 2 family protein, whose product is MSTEEIAALLTTYFDNMTAMNPEGWLGIFSEEAVIHDPVGAPPKHVHQDAQHLFKVLAHFFETIELSKDSIFFVKNGAAVKWTMQVVAKNGRHATAEGISVFEINDAGKLQTVSSYWDEAAMMMKLKDN
- a CDS encoding DUF6464 family protein; the encoded protein is MRIQPAIRSFVRRYRLNFDGYLLLVMLIASFCVQFNIGPRSITVPIAVGAIAISFPLGVFRTWERWQNHKAWVAAREAQLRADVEALRKPLGDPNCTHSARSPHLRCTVNPAGPCETCSDFKDLEG
- a CDS encoding type IV pilin-like G/H family protein, which encodes MKRFLVPAAVITFLAANAVILSDSCIFLTMACKRMEADGKAVTETANRVQQVHYFERGKFIESMDALDIGVKPQMNWYAHSMQVTPTSAFFYAVPTGKMASFRRGYVGAVFPNKASKDDIDNVPLEIVCEAVGRKAILKIKPLLQNGSPTCPEGSVQTKRPR